The stretch of DNA CGGTGTCGTACGAGTACCAGGCGATTAACATTGCTGTTGTATTTTACGAATAATAAGGGTATAATAATAACAGCAATAAAAGGGGGCTGTTATCTATGCCAAATATCAAACCCATCTCCGATTTAAGGAATTACAATGAAGTCCTACGTGATATTGCCATAGGTGAGCCAGTGTTTTTAACCAAAAATGGCAGAGGGAAATTTGCCATTGTCGATATTAACGAATATGAAAAATTAAAAGCTTCGCTGAAGCTTATGTCACAGCTTGCCCAGGGAGAGCAGGCTGGAAAAGAAAAAGGATGGATGACTATTAAGGAAGTGGAAGCAGAACTAGGGATTGAGAATGTATAAGCTGAAAATTTCACCCGAAGCCAAAGATGATTTGGCAGAGATTAAAAGCTACATTTCTCAAGAACTTTGTAATCCACAGGCGGCTGTAAATCTTATTTCTAAAATCACGAAAAAGATACGCGGGCTGTCAGAGCATCCTGGAATTGGCGCGCCGCTATCTTCCGTTGTGGATATTCAGACAGACTATCGTTTTCTTGTCTGTACCAACTACCTGATATTTTACAGGTACGAAGATGGATTTGTTTTCGTGTCGAGAATCTTATACGGCAAGCGGAATTATACGCGTATCCTGTTCGGTAATTTGCCGGAGGATGAAGAAAAATAGAATACAGCGTTACTCTTATATTGTCAGCTTGAGGGCTGACGATTTTTTATGCGCAAAAATGGATTCACCACGGCTATGACCGGTATGGCGATGGGCGCGGACATATGGTGTGAACGATATAAAGGATGACTATTATTTCCGGTGCAAGTGCCCGCTGCTGAAATAGTAATAAGGGCCGCCGGATTCTATAAAATAACTATGCATTGTTGATACCAAGGTTATGATACAATAATTATATTTATAAGATGATCCATGCCATTTATGGTTTTGGCTTTAGCCTAAAGGTGTCATTCTAATGTTATATAGCAAAATGATCTAGTCTATTCTTAATGCTTTAAAGTGAGGAGTTGTACTGTTATGGCATGTCTGCAAACTAATTGGCAGGATGAAATTGAGCGGGTTGCATATGGCGTTCGTCGTCGCGTGCTGGAACATACAGTGGTAAACAATGGCGGATATTTAAGCCAGGCCTGTTCCGCTGCTGAGATACTTGCCACAATGTATATACGCATTATGAACTTGGGAAAAACAGAAGAACCTTTAATGCCCGGGCCTTTTATGCCGGTACATTGGTATAATTTGTAGCATAATAAGGAGCAGTATGAATATGGTTACAAGTCCGTATAAAAGAGAATTAGGAAAACGTGTACTTATAATGACCGCTGTTCAGGCGGAGATGGAAGTTGTGTTGAGCGGGTTGCATCGCGATAGAGGGAGTGATAAAGGGATAGACGTGCTGGTAGCAGGTATCGGTCCGGTAGCAGCGGCGGTCAGTACTTTAAAGGCGCTATTAACTGCTGAATACAATTTGGTAGTCAATGCCGGTATTGGCGGAGGATTTTCCGGCAGGGCTGAAGTGGGCTCCCTCGTGGTGGCTAACAAAATTGTTGCCGCGGACCTGGGTGTGGAGACTTTCGAAGGTTTCAGTAATTTGGATGAGTTAAGTCTTGGCACAACCAGCATACAGGTTGATAATGGTTTGGTGCAAGGCGTGACTGAGGCGCTGCTGGCGGCCGGTTTGCCGGTCAAAACCGGCCCGGTGCTCACCGTATCGACTGTGACGGGCACGGCTGAAAGTGCCGCCAAACTGGCCGCGCGGGTGCCGGGGGCCGCCGCTGAGGCGATGGAGGGTTATGGTGTGGCTGTTGCCGCGCGTGAACAGGGTCTGCCAATTATTGAGCTTCGCGCCATATCAAACCTGGTGGGTCCACGGGACAGGGCTGCCTGGCGCATCAAAGATGCATTGGGCGTGCTGGAGAAAGCCAGTTTAGTATTATCGGAGGTGCTGCTATGAAAATCGCTTTCTCTCCTTGCCCCAACGATACATTTATATTCCATGCCTGGGTACACGGGCTAATACCAGGTGCACCCAAGCTTGAGGTCACCTATGCGGATATAGATATAACAAACAGTTTGGCGGCTACCTGCAGTGGGCCGGAGGTGGTCAAAATATCCTATGCGGCATTACCATGGGTGTTGTCCGAGTATGCGCTGCTGCCATGCGGGGGTGCGCTGGGTAGAGGATGCGGCCCGCTGGTACTTATGTCGAGCAGAGCGGCCAACACCGGCGGTCCGGCGGTGCTGACCGGTAAGCGGGTGGCAGTACCCAGTGAGCGTTCAACTGCCTATTTGCTGTTTAGGTTATGGGTAAGCCAAAATGTGCCGGGGGGCGTGTCTGACATTGTGATTCTACCATTTCACGAGATCATGCCGGCGGTGCGTGATGGCATAGTTGATGCAGGGTTGGTAATCCACGAGGCACGCTTTACTTACCATACATACGGGTTAACTATGCTGGCCGACCTGGGCAGCTGGTGGGAGGCTGAAACTAACTTACCCATTCCGCTGGGGGCAATCATTGCCCGGCGGACACTGCATCTTTCCGCTATCGCTGACTGGATCCGGGCATCCGTTAAATATGCCTGGTCCCACCCGGAGGCATCGCAAGAGTATGTGCTAAGCCACGCCCAAGAGTTATCCCCTGAAGTGGCCAAAGCGCATATCAACCTTTACGTAAACGAGTTCAGCGTAGATTTAGGTGAGACGGGGTATAAAGCAGTAAACGCCTTACTTAGCCGGGCCGCGCAAGTGGGGTTGGTCCCAAGGGTTGATTTGGTTCCTGATTCTGCATACATCATCTAAAAAAGTAGCTTCTTCTTCTTTCTGGTGCCGCGATTGCCTTAGGAATATCATTTGCTATTTTTCTTAAACCATGGTATTATTACAATCGTGTTAAAAAGTTGAGAACAAAACCATTTTAAGGCCTCTTTTTTATTGGTCAAGGTTTAGGTTTAAAGCTTTTTGATCGATTTTACAGTAAAGGAGGTTCAAAAATGGAAGGCAAAGTTAAATGGTTTAATGCCGATAAAGGTTTCGGTTTTATTGAAACAAGCGAAGGTAACGATGTGTTCGTGCACTTTTCCGCAATCCAGGGTGAAGGCTTTAAGACCCTTGATGAAGGTCAGAGTGTAACTTTTGACGTAGTTGAAGGTAATCGTGGTCCTCAGGCTGCAAATGTTCAAAAGTAATATACAATGTAATATTATTATTATGATGTACAGAAGGGTCATTTCCTAATTGGAAAGACCCTTATTATTTGTCTTTACTTAACTCAATTTACCCCAAATATTACAGTTTTTTTTAACCAACTCGACAGCTGTGGAAACAAAAAGGTTCTGCAGGTAAAACCGCAGAACCTAGTAATTAGGTTATTTCTAAATGGCTGCTTTTAGCACAGCATCGTGATGCTGCTGTACATATGATTTTGATATGCCGGAGCCGTGGGGTTGGCTGTTATACAAATACATATCAAAGTGCCCGGTTACACCGTTATTGGATATGTTTTCGATATCAGTATGGGGCATGCCGGACAGGGATGCGGCAATAGCTTGTCCTCCTATCTGAACACAAACCGGCCTGGGTGTCCAGGTCCAGTCCTTAAAAAGGTCTAACATGCTATTGGTGTCCTCTGTAGTCAGAGGCTCGACATCGCAGTGGTTGGATCCGCCCAATACTGCAAAACGCATGGTTTTACCGGTCTGGGTATCGGTAACGGTAAATTTTAGGCCTGGTTTTAATATGTTTATTCCTTCTTCAAACCAATCAACTAACTGGCCATACCTGTTGGAATAGCTTTCCCCTTGTGGCACTTCGTTCCTGGGGCGGTCAACATAACCCCTGGAGACGCTGCTGCTGTTAAAAACTAATGTTTGACCGGCATAAATCATGTCTCCCTGGATATTGTTCAGGTTGCGTATACCTTCAATGGTAATGCCAATTTTTTGTGCGATGCTGCTCAGTGTATCCCCGGCTTGTACAATATAAGTGCCCTGTTGGGTATAACCGGTATTTTGTTTTGCTGTTACTGCTTGAGTAGGTAAGGATTTGGAAGTGTCGTCAAGCTTGAGAACTTGACCAATGGCCAGGAGGTCACTTTGTAGATTGTTAATTTTTATAATCTTTTCAACACTAATATCGTATTTTTGGGAAATTTTCCACAGCGAATCTCCTTGTGCCACCGTGTAGTCAGCGGCGCAAGCCGGGTTGGTGTTAAACAAAAACAAAAGCAGCAAGCCAGTCAGAAACATTTTAATTTTAATCATTAAGTTGTCTCCTTTACGCAATATCTCTCTTATTACCTAAATGTAAAACATTCTATGTTCGGTATTTTTATCCTTTATTTTTTATAAACTCAACTTTCGCACCTTAAAAATAAGCTCAAGCTCTTAATATGCAAGCGTTTTGGAATTATTAATATCAAGCAACTGCTCTTTTCTGAAGCGAACTTTTCAGAAAGGCAGGTAATTGCTCGAAAACGTATCCAAAAAATGTTGAATTTGTTCTTCAGAAAGAAGAAATTCCTTGCTAAATGATGAGGCGAAAAGATCTATGATTAAAAGAACAGCTTCGGTAAAGCGAATATCCTCAATTTCATCGCAACACAGATAAAAGAGCTCGCCAAGGGTCTTGGGGTCTTTCTCCTCTCTGGCACTTAAAGCCAGCATGATATATCGCACAAAGACAATGGTGGTATGAGCAGTAAGCGCATCATAACTACGGCACTGGAATTCCTTTGCCAAATGCAAATGGGACTTTGTGACTTTGAAGAAACACTCGATTTCCCAGCGTTTGCCATAAATACGGATAACTTCTTCATCAGATAGCTCAAGGTTTGTTGTTAAGATTGCCAACCATTTTTTTGAGCGGTTACGGTCTCGAACGAAGATGATTTTTACCAGAACGTCATTTCCGTTTTGGGCCTTACCAAGCCCGACAACGACGGATGATAGAATCTTGGCCCGCCCGCGTTTTTTGCGAAGAACTTTGTAAAGTTGACCCAATGTATATTCGCTTCCATTATAGGTGTAATAAACGCGGTGCATATTCTTGAGCATACAAACAACATGCAAATGGTATTCTGTCAGCACCCGCTTGATTACGACTGGAAAGGCAAACCAGCTATCAAAAAGCAGGGTACTCGCACAAAGTTGAAAAGGGTTCACTTGGTCGAGAAGCGAGAACATAGTTTCTGTGGATTTTTGAATAGCTTCTTTGCGACGGCGGTATCCAACTGTCCGTTTGTCAATCCTTTGATTTAGCCCCTGGTAACGATTTTCTCTTTATCAGAGCTAAGCAGAGAGAACGCAAGGGGCAGAAAGGTTCCACCATCAGACCAACCCAAGGTCAGCATCCGAAACCCTTTCAGATACCGATTTGTTGAATGATCGTGAACCCGGGACAATAATTCAACCGATTTACTACGGTTTCTGGAATAAGTAGAGTCGTCTAAAATCAATACACGAGCCCGGCCCTCTGATGTCAGGGGTAAAAGTCTTGTTTTGATGAGAAATGAGCTGATTGTAACAAGAAATTTCCGCCAATTGAATGTAGGCCTGTTTAGAAAACGATATATCGCATCTTTGGAAGGAGCGTTATCTATACGACCTGACTCCAATGTTCGATAAAGATTTTTCCCTTGAAATACAAGGGAAAAGATAAAATTGGAAAAGGAACAATGGCGATAGACCGGATTCTTTTCGGATATTCGCCTGGTGCAAAAAGGTTCCTATTTTTGCCTGCTTTATAAACCGATCAGAATAAGATTTAGCCTGTTCATTGTTATCATTTTTGGTAAAATTATAGCCACAGAAAACATCCTTTCTTGGTGTGTTGTTGTGGTGACTACATTTTACCAAAAAAGGCGTGTTTTCTGTTTGTTTTTGCTTAAAAAAGTTGGCCTAAATTCTTATTTTGTAAGGGGTTAGACTGATTTTTGAACTGCGAAAGTTGAGTTATAAAATAATAAAATATTATTTTATATTGCATATGGTTAGGTTGGAAATGTAATTTGCTGACAAATAATTGGTGTTTGGGGGTAGTTAGGAAAAAATTTTTAAAGGTCTGATAGGTGCCGGGTGTTGAAAGGTTGAAAATCAAAGATTTTCAACCTTTCAACACCCGGCACCAACAAGCTCTTAAAAAAAATTTTTTCGGTGGGCAGGAAATTTATAATTAAAGCAGAATATACTTTTATTATCCAAATGTAGTGATATGGTAACACGGCGGTAATTAATTGTAGCTGTGCTGAGAGTGGAAGCAAAAGAATGGAAGCAGGAGAACCGTCCCCGTGCTTTCCCATGCTTTCTAAAAAAAGGGTAGGACAGTAGTACGGTAGGTAAAGTTGATGCGGATTTCCGGCGTTTCCAAAGCAGTCCCGGCTTAATTGATATGCGGGGGTTGTTGCTTTTGGGCAACTGGACGGCCAACCGCTCTTCTTTTTAAACTCCTACGGGGGTTTTTTTTGTTGCCAAAAAAAATATTGAGGAGGTTGCGGTAATTGAGAAAGGATGGCAGTAAGGTGTTATGGGGGTTGAACAAAAGTTTACTGGGGCTATTAATGCTGGCTATGCTGGTATTTTTAGCCGGCTGCGGTTCTTCAGCAGAGGATAATGATGCAGGGCAAGTTGTGGAGTTAAAGCTGGCGCATTTCTTTCCCAGCACTCACCCGGCGGAGGAAGATTTGATCCAGCCTTGGGCCGACGCGATTGAAGAAGCTACTAATGGCCAGGTGAAAATAACCAGCTATCCCGGGGAGACACTGCTTAAAGCTGATCAGATTTATGACGGTGTAGTTAGCGGTGTTGCCGATATGGGTATGTCTTGTTTCTCCTATACCCGGGGGCGTTTCCCGGTAATGGAAGCTTTTGAATTACCCGGCGTCATTTATAATAACTCCAAAGTGGCCAGCACGGTGGCCTGGGAAGGTATCAAGCAAATTAATCCGGAAGAAATCCAGGATACTAAAATGATGATGGCGCTGACCACCGGCCCTGGAGACTTGTTTACCAAAGCTCCGGTGCGTCGCCTGGAAGACCTTCAGGGGTTGGAAATAAGAGCCACGGGCTTAAGCGCTCTAACACTTCAGAAACTCGGGGCCAATCCGGTGGCGATGCCTCAGTCCGACGCTTATGAGGCTTTATCGAAGGGAGTTGTCAAAGGCAATCTTTCGCCGGTGGAGGTTTTGAAAGGTTGGAAACATGCTGAGGTAACTAAATATTTAACCAGAACACCGTTTCTTTACAATACCCTATTTTTTGTTACTATGAACCTGGATAAGTGGAATTCGTTGTCTCCGGAAAACCAAAAAGCCATAGAGGCAATTAATGAAAAATATTTTACAGAGGTGGCCATGGGCCTGTGGGATAAGCAAAATGAGGCGGCTATGAAGTGGGCTGTTGAAGACCAGGGAGTTCAAGAGATAAAACTTACTGATGAGGAAGCCGAACGGTGGATAAATCTTGTGCAGCCCATCCAGGATGAATTTGTCGCCAATTTGGATGCCAAGGGGCTTGAAGGCCGGCAGGTTATGGATACGGTGCTTGAGCTGGCTGATAAATACAATAAAGAATACCAGTAAATTATTAGGGGTGATGGGCAGGTGTTTAAATTTACTGGCCTGGTGTCGGGGCTAAGTCGCATTTTGGATAAAATAGCCGGGTTATGTATGGTATGCGCTATGCTGCTGGTGGTTGCCAACATACTGTTAAGGGCTTTATTTAGTCGTCCAGTTTTGGGGGTTTACGAATATGTTACATTTTTGACTGTAGCCACTATTGGTCTGTCTCTGGCTCACTGCGCGCTGCAGAACGGGCATATTGCTGTAAGCTTTATGTTTGACCGGCTGCCTTTGAAAATACAAGAGTTGGTGGATCTGATTATCAATACCGCTGGTTTATTATTCTGGAGCATTTGTGCCTGGCAGGTTGCTATTTTTGCCAATAGCACTGCTGCCAGCGGTGTAGTGTCACCCACTTCACAAATACCGTTGCATCCCTTTATATATCTGGCTGCCTTTGGGTTGCTGGCCCTTGGCCTTGTATTGCTGGTTAGAACAATGGAATCTGTGCAGAGGTTGTTGCAGCCTTCTCTAACACCCCTGTCAACGCCAGGGATTAAAGCGGCAAAATCCATACAAAAGGCGGCGGCAGTGAATAAATGAGCACACTGGTAGTTGGTTTAATCAGTATCATAGCCTTTTTTATTCTATTGGTTTTGCGAATGCCCATTGCTTTTGCTATGGCCCTGGTGGGCTTAGTCGGGTTTGCCTGCCTGACCTCGCCATCTGCGGCTTTTAGTATGGTGGCCAAGGAAATATATGCTACTTTTTCTAACTATTCATTAGGTGTTATTGCCATGTTTGTCTGGATGGGATTTTTGGCCTTTTATTCAGGTATTGGCACCAGAATGTATGTATTTGCGTATAAATTAATCGGCCATTACCCCGGGGGTCTGGCTATAGCCACTCAGGCGGCATGTGGCGTTTTTGGGGCTATTTGTGGTTCCAATACGGCTACAGCGGCTACCATTGGCGCTATTGCACTGCCGGAGATGAAGAAGTACAAATATGACGATGCGCTCGCTACGGCCAGCGTTGCTGCCGGCGGCGTACTGGGTGTTTTGATTCCGCCCAGCGTGATATTCATTGTTTACGGTATGGCAACGGAACAGTCGGTGGGTAAACTTTTTATGGCAGGTATTTTGCCGGGTATACTGCTGATGTTGTTGTATATGGCTGCCATAGCCTTAATTACCTTTCGCAAACCCGGTCTTGGCCCCGCCGGGCCCAAGGCAAATTGGCGGGAAAGAACCGAGGCGCTCCGCGGTGGGCTAGGGGAGGTTTTGATTATCTTTACCCTATCCATGGGCGGGTTGTTTATTGGGTGGTTTACGCCTACGGAAGCAGGCGCTGTGGGTGCCGCGGGAGTTTTGGGGGTAGCTCTGTTTAAAAAAAGTATAAGCTGGGAGGGATTTAATAAATCCCTCTTAGATGCCACGCGTACTACGGCTATGATTATGCTGCTTATTGCCGGGGCCATGATTTTTGGGCGTCTGATGGCAATAAGCAGGCTGCCCTTTGAACTGGCACAAATGGCAGGTACACTGCCTCTGCCTCCCTTTGCCGTGATGGCAATCATATTGTTTATCTACCTGGTATTGGGCTGTTTTATTGACGCGCTGGCCCTGGTTTTACTAACTATACCTATATTTTATCCCATTGCGGTGAATACTCTGGGCTACGATCCCATCTGGTTCGGGGTAATTATTGTTATGACGGTGGCTATGGGCGTAATAACGCCCCCGGTGGGCATGAATGTGTATATTATCAAGGGGGTCGCGCCTGATATACCACTGGAAGTGATTTATAAGGGGATATGGCCTTTTTTGGGGGCGGTTGTAGTTTGTTTGGCTCTGCTAATCGTCTTTCCGCAATTAGCCACTTTTTTGCCCAGATTAATGTCTTAGTTTGCCGACAAACTGTTATGGGAGGAGTAGAATTCAGTACCTTGTAGTGTCCTGCCGTCTAATATCATTGTTTTACCCTACCAGATTCCCTAAATATATCCTATCATTATCCTTATGCAGGGAGTTGTTGTTTATCAGATAGCAACTCCCTATTTTATTATGACTGGAAAAATGCGGTTAATCAGGCTTTAGCGGTGCTGAGACCGCTGAGATACCCTGTAGAGAAAGCGATTTGCAAATTATAACCCCCGGTTAAAGCATCTACATCAATTATTTCCCCGGCAAAATACAAGCCTTTTATAATTTTAGACTCCAGGGTTGAGGGGTTGATTTCTTTAACGTTAATACCGCCGCTGGTAATAATGGCTTCATTTAACGGGCGGGTGCCGGTAATGGTTAAAGTGATATTTTTTAGAGTTTGTACCAGTATAGAACGCTCTTTTTTGCTAATCTGGTTTACCTGTTTGTGTATATCCAAGCCGGATAACCGCAGCACGATGGCAATCATCTTCTGGGGCAGTAAATCATCAAGAGCGTTTTTTAAATGTTTACCGCTATATTTATTAAAGTCTCTCTGTAACCGGGCATCCAGTTGTTCGGCTTCCAATGCCGGTTTTAAATCAATGGACAGCCTTAACTGTTTATTGGCCGGTGTGTTGATATATTCTTTAATCAGGCTGCTAAGGCTAAGAATAATGGGACCGGATAAGCCAAAGTGGGTAAAAATCATTTCCCCGAATTGTTCAGCTTTGATTTGGTTATTGACTATGGCCTTTATTGAAACATTTTTCAAGGTTAGACCTTGCAAGTCTTTGACCCAGCCTTCTCCGGTTACCAGGGGCACTAAAGCGGGTTTAGGTTCTACGATACTATGGCCCAGTTGACGGGCCATTTTATAGCCGTCCCCGGTGGACCCTGTTTGTTGATAGGACATACCACCGGTGGAAAGGACTACTTTGGGTGCGGATATTTGTTTAGCGCTGTTTAGAAGTACACCTGCCACCCGGTTATTCTTGACAAGTATTTTTTTAACGATGGTTTGTAGTTTAATATCCACATGGTTCACCTGCAGGTGTTTTTGCAGCGCTTTAATTACATCGCTGGATTTATCCGAGGCGGGAAAAACCCGGTTGCCCCGCTCAATTTTGGTTGGTACGCCCAAAGATGCCAGTAATGCCATGAGCCCGTGATTGTCAAAGGCTTTTAAAGCACTGTATAAAAATTTGGGGTTGGTGATGATATTATCGAAAAAGTCGTCCATGTCCCCATTATTAGTAACATTGCACCTGCCTTTACCGGTAATAAACAGCTTTCTGCCCAGCTTGTCATTCTTTTCCAATAAGACAACTTGTAACCCTCTTGCCGCTGCGGTTGATGCGCTGAGCATACCTGCGGGGCCGCCGCCAATCACTATTACATCATAATCCATTTCCTTGCCCCCGAATATTTTAATAGTAATATTATAAGGCAAATGGTCCAATAAACAAATGCTGGTTTATCTGTCTGAAGGTAGTATATAAAAATTTCCAATGTAACAACTATTTATGTTATGATAAAAATACTTATGGTTTGAAATATTTATTGACCAGGGTGCTCTATACGGTGCTGCAGAATAAGTTTAAGCTACCGCATACCGCATATTTTTTGTGTTTTGGTAGCATACACCTGTGGGTATGCTATAAGTGTCTGTTCTCATACTTTTCGAACAGGCTCTATAAATGATAAATCAAGAAGCAAAGGGGAAAAATTGGTATGTTAGTATTCAATGACTTTGGTTTAACCGAGCCCGTGATCAAGGCACTTAATAATATGGGTTTTGAAGAGGCGACGCCCATACAAGAGCGGGCTATTCCCGTAGGGCTGCAAGGAAGGGATCTTATTGGGCAGGCTCACACCGGCACTGGTAAAACAGCGGCCTTTGGTATACCTTTAATGGAAATTTTGCAGGTTAGGCGGGAGTACATACAGGGTGTTGTTTTAACCCCCACCCGTGAACTGGCCGTCCAGGTGGCCGAAGAGTTAAATAAACTCGGACAATATAAGGGCATCCGTACATTACCTATATACGGAGGCCAGGATATTAACCGCCAAATCAGAGCGCTTAAGAAAAGGCCGCACATTATCGTCGGTACGCCCGGGCGTTTAATGGACCACATGAGGCGCAAAACAATCCGCCTGAACCAGGTTAGTATGGTGGTTTTGGATGAGGCGGACGAAATGTTGAATATGGGCTTTATTGAAGATATTGAGAATATACTTAAGGATATTCCTGCGGAAAGGCAGACGATGCTTTTTTCCGCAACCATGCCGGCTCCCATCCGAGCTCTGGCCGGCCGGTTTATGAATACTCCGGAGGTTATCAGCGTTGAATCCAGGCAGGTAACAGTTCCGAATATTGAGCAAGGTTACATTGAAGTACACGAAAAACAAAAATTTGATGTGTTGTGTCGCTTACTGGATACCCAATCGCCGGACCGGGTCATTATTTTTGGCCGAACCAAGCGCAGGGTGGATGAGCTGTTTGAGGCATTAAACAAACGTGGTTATTCAGCTGAAGGTATCCATGGGGATTTATCCCAGGCCAGGCGGGACCAGGTAATGCGGCAGTTTAAGGAAGGTGCCATAGAGGTGTTGGTAGCTACTGATGTGGCCGCCAGGGGACTGGATATTACCGGAGTGACCCATATATATAATTTTGACATTCCCCAGGACCCGGAAGGTTACGTCCACCGTGTCGGCCGTACCGGGCGTGCCGGCAAAGCCGGGGTGGCCATTACTTTGGTGACACCCAGGGAGATTCATCACCTCAGGGTTATTGAAAATATGACCAGGGGAAGAATAGCTCGCCGCCCTGTACCGACGCTGAAAGATGCCATTGAGGGCCAGCAGCGCATAGCTGTAGAAAGGTTATTGTTGGCCGTGGAAAAAGAAGATATAGA from Desulfoscipio gibsoniae DSM 7213 encodes:
- a CDS encoding DEAD/DEAH box helicase, encoding MLVFNDFGLTEPVIKALNNMGFEEATPIQERAIPVGLQGRDLIGQAHTGTGKTAAFGIPLMEILQVRREYIQGVVLTPTRELAVQVAEELNKLGQYKGIRTLPIYGGQDINRQIRALKKRPHIIVGTPGRLMDHMRRKTIRLNQVSMVVLDEADEMLNMGFIEDIENILKDIPAERQTMLFSATMPAPIRALAGRFMNTPEVISVESRQVTVPNIEQGYIEVHEKQKFDVLCRLLDTQSPDRVIIFGRTKRRVDELFEALNKRGYSAEGIHGDLSQARRDQVMRQFKEGAIEVLVATDVAARGLDITGVTHIYNFDIPQDPEGYVHRVGRTGRAGKAGVAITLVTPREIHHLRVIENMTRGRIARRPVPTLKDAIEGQQRIAVERLLLAVEKEDIEGYRGLAEGLLEETDSVTLLSAALKVLTKEPDQTPVKLTEETPIRIKKNKNIRTGQRGYYGGPSSKKGNAGGSSTFRRKKRSSSRSY